A window of the Rhizobium viscosum genome harbors these coding sequences:
- a CDS encoding MtnX-like HAD-IB family phosphatase, with product MQVFCDFDGTISKEDVTDLVLDRFARAEWREIEDQWTNGRITSAQCMRRQIQLLQARREDIDAFLDTIEIDNAFGAFKAFCEKNGLELVIVSDGVDHFIRRVLARHSLDNIRIIANRLISRPHVGMPEFDLGFPFKSASCTAGAGVCKCAQVRPSGNHVYIGDGRSDFCVSHEALLVFAKARLADYCRANCVPFIPYSGFAEIQASIATILSSPSRLPVVQAVAKTA from the coding sequence ATGCAGGTGTTTTGCGATTTCGACGGGACCATATCCAAAGAGGATGTGACGGATCTCGTTCTGGACCGGTTTGCGCGCGCGGAGTGGCGCGAGATCGAAGATCAGTGGACCAACGGCAGGATCACATCCGCCCAGTGCATGCGCCGCCAGATCCAGCTGCTTCAGGCAAGACGCGAAGACATTGACGCATTTCTGGACACGATCGAAATCGACAATGCCTTTGGGGCTTTCAAGGCCTTCTGTGAAAAGAACGGGCTTGAACTCGTCATCGTCAGCGATGGCGTCGATCATTTTATCAGGCGGGTCCTTGCCAGGCATAGCCTGGATAACATTCGGATCATCGCAAACAGGCTGATTTCTCGTCCGCACGTCGGCATGCCTGAATTCGATTTGGGCTTTCCATTCAAGAGCGCGAGCTGCACTGCCGGTGCCGGCGTGTGCAAATGCGCCCAGGTGAGGCCGTCCGGCAACCATGTCTATATCGGCGACGGCCGCAGCGACTTCTGCGTCTCCCACGAGGCGCTGCTTGTCTTCGCCAAGGCCAGGCTTGCGGATTATTGCCGCGCGAATTGCGTTCCTTTCATCCCCTACAGCGGCTTCGCCGAAATCCAGGCGAGTATCGCAACCATCCTTTCCAGCCCGTCACGGCTGCCTGTTGTACAGGCCGTGGCAAAAACTGCGTGA
- a CDS encoding response regulator transcription factor — MRILLVEDDYILGSSLKRALEKHAYGVDWFRDAETALDALRDSQFGCVILDVNLPKASGFDVARSLRRGGNDVPILMLTALDSVRDRVTGLDEGADDYLVKPFDLDELLARLRALIRRRQGRTETIIRCADVELDPSAMVARRNGVQLHIPAKEFHLLRLLMERSGRYVTKNDIEYALYDTDVSVESNTIEVTVYNLRKKLGTDFIRSIRGVGYMVERQQ; from the coding sequence GTGCGCATACTCCTGGTCGAAGATGATTACATTCTCGGCTCCTCGCTGAAACGTGCACTTGAGAAACACGCCTATGGCGTAGATTGGTTCCGGGACGCCGAGACGGCGCTCGATGCGCTGCGCGACAGCCAATTTGGATGCGTGATCCTCGACGTCAATCTTCCCAAGGCGAGCGGCTTTGATGTGGCGCGTTCGCTCAGGAGGGGAGGCAACGACGTTCCGATCCTGATGCTGACGGCGCTCGACAGCGTGCGCGATCGCGTCACGGGCCTGGACGAGGGGGCGGACGATTACCTCGTCAAGCCCTTTGACCTCGACGAACTCCTCGCCCGATTGCGTGCGTTGATCCGGCGACGGCAGGGCCGCACCGAAACCATCATTCGATGCGCTGACGTCGAGCTCGACCCTTCGGCCATGGTGGCCCGTCGAAATGGCGTACAGCTTCACATCCCCGCCAAGGAGTTCCATCTGTTGCGGCTCCTCATGGAGCGGAGCGGACGTTACGTCACGAAGAACGATATCGAGTATGCGCTCTACGACACGGATGTTTCGGTTGAGAGCAATACGATCGAAGTGACGGTCTATAATCTGCGCAAGAAGCTCGGTACCGATTTCATCCGATCGATCCGCGGCGTCGGCTACATGGTCGAGCGGCAGCAGTGA
- a CDS encoding branched-chain amino acid ABC transporter permease translates to MNPTILQAATGETMKRTFTPARVDRHTLSSKVAQTIAVLVLVAMLAMPWWASSGGIRWAIELSCLIAIAQMWNLLAGYAGLVSVGQQAFIGASAYFMFVLASNFGINPFLAVGLCLAMPALLAVPTYGLLHRLDGPYFSIGTWVVAEALRLLTSNLDYVNAGAGLTLRVLAKYSLHEREVAIVTLCVIMLLVTVGGSYLLLRSRYGLALTAMRDNPVAAESQGVNVKRLRFLIYVAAAVGTGLAGAIYYMAQLRITPSSGYDPNWASICIFIVMVGGIGSIEGPIIGALIYFFADRYFSQYGAIYMVVLGILTLFMALYARGGIWGLYCRFFDAPWFPIGRKLIRQSEEGRS, encoded by the coding sequence ATGAACCCAACGATCTTGCAGGCCGCGACAGGTGAGACGATGAAGAGAACCTTTACGCCGGCTCGGGTCGACCGGCATACCCTGTCGAGCAAGGTGGCTCAGACGATCGCCGTTCTCGTCCTCGTTGCCATGCTCGCCATGCCTTGGTGGGCCAGCTCGGGTGGCATTCGCTGGGCAATCGAGCTTTCTTGCCTGATTGCCATTGCCCAGATGTGGAACCTGCTCGCGGGGTATGCCGGGCTGGTGTCGGTCGGCCAGCAGGCATTCATCGGCGCTTCTGCTTATTTCATGTTTGTCCTGGCCTCGAACTTCGGTATCAACCCGTTCCTCGCTGTCGGGCTCTGCCTCGCCATGCCGGCACTACTCGCCGTGCCGACCTATGGCCTGCTGCATCGGCTGGACGGCCCATATTTTTCGATCGGGACCTGGGTCGTGGCCGAGGCCTTGCGGCTGTTGACCAGCAATCTCGACTACGTCAATGCCGGTGCGGGTCTCACGCTTCGTGTGCTCGCCAAGTACAGCCTGCATGAGCGCGAAGTCGCGATCGTAACGCTGTGCGTGATAATGCTGCTGGTGACAGTCGGCGGCAGCTATTTGCTGCTTCGCTCTCGTTATGGGTTAGCCCTGACTGCCATGCGCGACAATCCAGTCGCCGCCGAAAGCCAGGGCGTCAACGTGAAGCGCCTGCGGTTCCTGATCTATGTTGCAGCAGCTGTAGGCACGGGGCTTGCTGGTGCAATCTACTATATGGCGCAGCTGAGGATTACGCCGTCATCTGGCTATGATCCGAACTGGGCCTCGATCTGCATCTTTATCGTCATGGTCGGGGGCATCGGCTCGATCGAGGGGCCGATCATCGGCGCTCTGATCTACTTCTTTGCCGACCGCTATTTCAGCCAGTATGGCGCGATCTACATGGTGGTCCTGGGCATCCTCACCCTGTTCATGGCGCTCTATGCCCGAGGCGGCATCTGGGGGCTTTATTGCCGCTTCTTCGATGCGCCATGGTTTCCTATTGGGCGCAAACTGATCCGGCAGTCCGAAGAAGGTAGGAGCTGA
- a CDS encoding arginase family protein, producing the protein MQLLLLHLDDALELQPDFVHSCQMAGAHEVDDKDSGRAIRLWGRRPDLDTVWRNLAKARPSTGEGARLCFMGSGDFHHVTALLLSQALENSRKAVTVIHIDNHPDWVHFDPGMHCGSWVNKALEQPLVKKVITLGVCSRDLRSPERKGANLVPLSDGRLELYPYEHPPSKVKSHYGSGPSFSQIDGALHWQSISELGESNFLDRLLGRIQTEAVYVTIDKDALSYADAVTNWDQGRMRLPYVLWLLSEIGERYHVIGADVTGDYSTPCYGGDLYTRTIKKAEVLIDQPFRHHDMKAARNINSAANHALLEVLSELMA; encoded by the coding sequence TTGCAGCTCCTCCTTCTCCATCTTGATGATGCGTTGGAGTTGCAGCCAGACTTCGTGCATTCCTGCCAGATGGCCGGGGCGCACGAAGTTGACGACAAGGATAGCGGCCGCGCCATCAGGCTGTGGGGGCGCCGGCCGGACCTTGATACCGTCTGGCGCAACCTGGCGAAGGCCCGGCCCTCGACCGGTGAAGGCGCCCGCCTTTGTTTCATGGGATCGGGCGACTTCCACCATGTGACGGCTCTTCTTCTATCGCAGGCCCTGGAGAACAGCCGCAAAGCCGTCACCGTCATCCATATCGACAATCACCCCGATTGGGTGCATTTCGATCCCGGCATGCATTGCGGTTCGTGGGTCAACAAGGCGCTCGAACAGCCCCTGGTCAAAAAGGTGATAACCCTCGGCGTTTGCAGCCGCGACCTCAGGTCACCGGAGCGCAAGGGCGCCAATCTGGTGCCGCTATCCGACGGTCGCCTTGAACTTTATCCCTATGAACATCCGCCGAGCAAAGTGAAATCGCACTACGGCTCGGGCCCGAGTTTCAGCCAGATCGACGGCGCCCTGCACTGGCAATCGATATCGGAGCTCGGAGAGAGCAATTTCCTCGACCGGCTTCTCGGCCGCATCCAAACCGAAGCGGTTTACGTCACGATCGACAAGGACGCTCTCTCCTACGCCGATGCCGTGACCAATTGGGATCAAGGCCGTATGCGGCTACCCTATGTCCTTTGGCTGCTCAGCGAAATCGGTGAACGGTACCATGTCATCGGAGCGGACGTGACCGGCGATTATTCGACGCCGTGTTACGGCGGCGATCTCTACACGCGCACGATCAAGAAGGCAGAGGTGCTGATCGACCAGCCCTTCCGTCATCACGACATGAAGGCTGCCCGCAACATCAACAGTGCGGCAAACCACGCGCTGCTCGAAGTCCTGTCGGAGCTTATGGCATGA
- a CDS encoding zinc-dependent alcohol dehydrogenase: MKAALFDQLGAPLKIMEAEDPKPKTDYLLLKVCRCGICGSDLHMTEDPVFGVAPGDILGHEFSGEVIEVGSKAGAFKVGDQVTVAPNRGCGHCSNCLKGEPAWCDSMTLIGGGYAQYTAVAGRQCRKLPWGIRTVDGALAEPLSVALHGLRRAAMGPGDRVLIVGAGAIGLAVAFWARRLGAGAVAVTDIHRHQEERAMDVGASAFITADPDQAANVDAALGGPPDIVFECVGKPGLIDHCIGLVRPRGKVVVLGLCTARDHLDSFRAISKEINVVMSVFFNMHEFAAAIDALESGRYAPQNLISETISLNDMPRVFETLRKRTTQCKVLVDPFGA; encoded by the coding sequence ATGAAGGCCGCACTTTTCGACCAGCTCGGCGCGCCGCTCAAGATCATGGAAGCGGAAGACCCGAAACCAAAGACAGATTATCTTCTGCTCAAAGTCTGCCGCTGCGGCATTTGCGGTTCAGACCTCCATATGACTGAAGATCCGGTCTTCGGCGTCGCGCCCGGCGATATTCTCGGCCACGAATTTTCCGGCGAGGTGATAGAGGTCGGCTCAAAGGCTGGAGCCTTCAAAGTCGGTGACCAGGTGACGGTCGCGCCCAATCGCGGCTGCGGCCATTGTTCGAACTGCCTGAAAGGGGAGCCCGCCTGGTGCGACAGCATGACGCTGATCGGCGGCGGCTACGCACAATATACAGCCGTTGCCGGCCGTCAGTGCCGCAAACTGCCTTGGGGCATTCGTACTGTCGATGGCGCGCTGGCGGAACCGCTGTCCGTGGCCCTGCATGGGTTGAGGCGGGCCGCCATGGGGCCGGGCGACCGAGTGCTGATCGTGGGGGCGGGCGCCATCGGGCTTGCTGTCGCCTTCTGGGCGCGCAGACTTGGAGCAGGCGCCGTTGCCGTCACCGACATCCATCGTCACCAGGAAGAGCGTGCGATGGACGTCGGTGCCAGCGCCTTCATTACTGCAGATCCCGATCAAGCAGCAAATGTTGATGCCGCTCTCGGTGGTCCGCCTGATATCGTCTTCGAATGTGTCGGCAAGCCGGGTCTCATCGACCACTGCATCGGGCTCGTCCGCCCTCGCGGAAAGGTGGTCGTGCTGGGTCTTTGCACCGCGCGCGACCATTTGGACAGCTTCCGGGCGATTTCGAAGGAGATCAACGTTGTTATGTCGGTGTTCTTCAACATGCACGAATTCGCAGCCGCCATCGACGCCTTGGAATCCGGCCGGTACGCACCGCAGAATCTTATTTCCGAAACAATCTCGCTGAACGACATGCCCCGCGTTTTTGAAACGCTCCGCAAACGAACCACCCAGTGCAAGGTGTTGGTGGATCCCTTCGGTGCGTAG
- a CDS encoding branched-chain amino acid ABC transporter permease: MSHGPILEQIMQWLDAVIQGILLGGMYAQYALGMALMFGVMRIVNIAHGDLVILLALIGISLAGILGFGPFTLMILLIPMAAAVGWLLQRLILNRVLGDDPLPSLIATFGLSIALQNLMLQIWSADTRSLPGGGIEAASVNMAGLYLGVLPLIVLLVATLLTAGIDLMLRSTRFGRALRASAADVEAAAISGVNPRKVYALATALSVGILGFAAVFQSLRSTVSPADGPAQLIYAFEAVIIGGMGSIWGAFLGSMVLGISQAVGFRFDSGWGILAGHLVFLLVLATRPQGLISKR; this comes from the coding sequence ATGTCGCACGGGCCTATTTTGGAGCAAATCATGCAGTGGCTTGACGCCGTCATCCAGGGGATACTGCTGGGAGGCATGTATGCCCAATACGCGCTTGGCATGGCGCTCATGTTCGGTGTGATGCGCATCGTCAACATCGCGCATGGCGACTTGGTCATTCTGCTCGCATTGATCGGAATCTCGCTTGCGGGCATCCTCGGTTTCGGGCCGTTTACGCTGATGATCCTGCTGATCCCCATGGCCGCAGCCGTGGGTTGGCTGTTGCAACGCCTCATTCTCAATCGGGTCCTCGGTGACGATCCTCTACCGTCGCTGATCGCGACATTCGGCCTGTCTATCGCGCTCCAGAACCTGATGCTGCAGATCTGGTCGGCCGACACGCGTTCGCTGCCGGGCGGGGGCATCGAGGCGGCGTCGGTCAATATGGCCGGGCTCTACCTCGGGGTTCTTCCCCTGATCGTATTGCTGGTCGCCACACTTCTTACCGCAGGTATCGATCTGATGTTGCGCTCTACGCGGTTCGGCCGCGCGTTGCGTGCATCCGCCGCTGATGTCGAGGCGGCGGCGATCAGCGGCGTGAATCCGCGCAAGGTATATGCCCTGGCGACGGCGCTCTCCGTCGGCATCCTGGGTTTTGCCGCCGTCTTCCAGTCCCTGCGCTCCACCGTTTCGCCAGCCGACGGTCCTGCGCAACTGATCTACGCTTTCGAAGCCGTGATCATCGGCGGCATGGGCTCGATCTGGGGAGCTTTCCTCGGATCGATGGTGCTCGGAATTTCCCAGGCCGTGGGGTTCAGGTTCGACTCGGGTTGGGGAATTCTTGCCGGCCATTTGGTTTTTCTGCTGGTACTCGCGACCCGCCCGCAAGGCCTGATTTCAAAAAGGTAA
- a CDS encoding sensor histidine kinase has translation MTLSQRLFLRILPTLIITIAIVGILAYRSATREIDNIYDAQLINDANVLWSLMKHPLTRLTARPTVQVPDLDFSMDNQLALNEDADDYADAHSFRAWRGSALAFASSNAFPDEVKRFPAGFTDVTYQNELWRIYALPIPNSDVTIEVAEKIILREGLVDNILLNLAFPLLILVPVSAIIIWLAINNGLANVRELVSQIRARTPDDLSMIATKALPRDLAPLVHSLNNLLRKLGRSLTMERRFSDLAAHQLRTPQAGIKLLLQMFDRADSDEERAALLKDLVVSNERAMHLIEQLLRLARVSHQPVQLEALPLRQIAAAALADFGVILNRRGFHVGLVATQDPQVLTDRALLRVMIDNVLDNAIKYSPAGGRIEVRIEPGSRGFRLCIEDSGPGIPLEQREAAFQRFNRLDAQAGEGAGLGLPIVADIGNRLDIGISLSTPAWGSGLKVDLDIPAA, from the coding sequence GTGACACTCAGCCAACGCCTTTTTCTACGCATTCTCCCGACACTCATCATCACGATCGCCATCGTCGGCATCCTCGCCTATCGCAGCGCAACGCGCGAGATCGACAACATCTACGATGCGCAGTTGATCAATGACGCCAATGTGCTCTGGTCGTTGATGAAGCATCCTCTCACGAGATTGACGGCAAGACCGACGGTGCAAGTTCCCGATCTTGATTTCAGCATGGACAATCAGCTTGCTCTCAACGAGGACGCGGACGACTATGCCGACGCTCATTCGTTTCGCGCCTGGAGGGGGTCAGCGCTGGCCTTTGCCAGCAGCAACGCCTTTCCTGATGAGGTCAAGCGGTTCCCGGCCGGTTTCACCGATGTGACCTATCAGAACGAGCTCTGGCGGATCTATGCTCTGCCGATCCCGAATAGCGACGTGACGATCGAGGTCGCCGAAAAGATCATCCTTCGGGAAGGCCTCGTCGATAACATCCTTCTCAATCTCGCCTTTCCGCTGCTCATACTCGTGCCCGTCAGTGCGATCATCATTTGGCTCGCCATCAATAACGGGCTCGCCAATGTCCGGGAGCTGGTCTCGCAGATCCGTGCGCGTACGCCGGATGACCTGTCGATGATCGCTACGAAAGCGCTGCCGCGGGATCTGGCGCCGCTTGTCCACTCGCTCAACAATCTCTTGCGAAAGCTTGGCCGCTCGCTGACGATGGAGCGGCGCTTTTCCGATCTTGCGGCCCATCAATTGCGAACGCCGCAGGCCGGCATCAAATTGCTTTTGCAAATGTTCGATCGTGCCGATTCCGATGAGGAGCGCGCGGCCCTGCTGAAGGACCTCGTCGTCAGCAACGAGCGCGCCATGCATCTCATAGAGCAGTTGCTGCGGCTTGCACGCGTCAGCCATCAACCGGTGCAGCTGGAAGCGTTGCCGCTCCGCCAGATTGCGGCGGCAGCCCTGGCGGATTTCGGGGTCATCCTCAATCGCCGGGGTTTCCACGTCGGGCTCGTCGCAACGCAAGACCCGCAAGTCTTGACCGACCGTGCTCTGCTGCGTGTCATGATCGATAATGTCCTCGACAATGCGATCAAATATTCGCCCGCCGGCGGTCGGATCGAGGTCCGCATCGAACCCGGCTCGCGCGGATTTCGGCTCTGCATCGAAGACAGCGGCCCCGGTATCCCGCTCGAGCAGCGGGAGGCCGCCTTTCAGCGGTTCAACCGCCTCGACGCGCAAGCCGGGGAGGGTGCGGGACTGGGATTGCCGATCGTCGCCGATATCGGCAACCGTCTCGACATCGGGATCAGCCTCAGCACGCCTGCCTGGGGATCCGGCCTGAAGGTGGACCTCGATATTCCTGCCGCATAA
- a CDS encoding aspartate aminotransferase family protein, translated as MRSNLKLAANVHPTASEDELRQLEKTYCSHGDTVHYSQKPKFFESCDGSFVFDAAETPFLDLQMWYSAVNFGYRNERLNNAAHRQLDRLPQVASQYLHREKVELAALIARDAEHKFGSKGRVHFNVGGSQAVEDSLKLVRNYTGGKSLMFAFEGGYHGRTLGATSITSSYRYRRRYGHFGERAQFIEFPYHFRGPKGMSKEEYGHYCVQKFARLFESEYNGVWDPKAGKSEYAAFYIEPIQGTGGYVIPPMNFFKELKKVLDDHGILLVVDEIQMGVYRTGKLWSIEHFGVSPDVLVFGKAITNGLNPLSGIWAKEEMINPTIFPPGSTHSTFASNPMGTAVALETLKMVSETDFGASVMEKGAHFLEGLKELQSRHAIVGDVDGLGLALRMEICGPDGFTPDKATLDWMSDEGMKGDLAVDGRKYGLVLDVGGYHKNVITLAPNLMISREEIELAISLLDQLLTRAERR; from the coding sequence ATGCGTTCCAACCTGAAACTTGCTGCCAATGTGCACCCCACCGCCTCTGAAGACGAGCTGCGACAGCTCGAAAAGACCTATTGCTCCCACGGCGATACGGTTCATTACTCGCAGAAGCCGAAATTCTTCGAAAGCTGCGATGGTTCATTCGTCTTTGACGCAGCCGAAACACCATTTCTCGATCTCCAGATGTGGTATTCCGCCGTCAATTTCGGTTATCGCAACGAGCGTTTGAACAATGCCGCGCATCGGCAGCTGGATCGGTTGCCGCAGGTTGCCTCGCAATATCTCCATCGCGAAAAGGTCGAGCTCGCAGCGCTGATCGCCCGGGATGCCGAACATAAATTCGGTTCGAAAGGCCGCGTTCACTTCAATGTCGGCGGCTCGCAGGCAGTCGAGGATTCCTTGAAGCTCGTTCGCAACTATACCGGCGGCAAGAGCCTGATGTTCGCCTTCGAGGGCGGATACCATGGGCGAACGCTCGGCGCGACGTCGATCACCTCGAGCTATCGCTATCGCCGACGTTACGGCCATTTTGGCGAACGTGCCCAATTCATCGAATTCCCCTATCACTTTCGTGGACCGAAAGGCATGTCGAAGGAGGAATACGGGCACTATTGCGTCCAGAAATTCGCGCGGCTGTTTGAAAGTGAGTACAACGGCGTCTGGGATCCGAAGGCCGGAAAATCGGAATATGCCGCCTTCTACATCGAGCCCATCCAGGGCACCGGCGGCTATGTCATTCCGCCGATGAATTTCTTCAAGGAGCTCAAGAAGGTCCTCGACGATCATGGCATCCTGCTTGTTGTCGACGAGATTCAGATGGGCGTCTATCGGACCGGAAAGCTCTGGTCGATCGAACATTTCGGCGTGTCGCCGGATGTGCTCGTCTTCGGCAAGGCGATCACCAATGGTCTCAACCCGCTTTCGGGCATCTGGGCCAAAGAAGAGATGATCAACCCGACGATTTTCCCGCCAGGCTCCACGCATTCGACCTTCGCCAGCAACCCGATGGGCACGGCCGTCGCTCTCGAAACGCTGAAGATGGTGTCTGAGACCGACTTCGGCGCGAGTGTGATGGAAAAGGGCGCACACTTCCTCGAAGGCCTGAAGGAGCTGCAGTCGCGGCATGCGATCGTCGGCGATGTCGACGGCCTCGGCCTTGCCCTTCGGATGGAAATCTGCGGCCCCGACGGCTTCACTCCCGACAAGGCGACGCTCGACTGGATGTCTGACGAAGGCATGAAGGGTGATCTTGCGGTCGACGGCAGGAAATATGGATTGGTGCTCGACGTTGGCGGATACCACAAGAACGTCATCACCCTTGCACCCAACCTGATGATCAGCCGCGAGGAGATCGAGCTTGCTATCTCGCTGCTCGACCAGCTTCTGACGCGCGCCGAGCGGAGATAG